From the Xiphophorus couchianus chromosome 11, X_couchianus-1.0, whole genome shotgun sequence genome, the window GAGTGTGTCCAACCACAATTTTCAtggttgctttatttttgtgataGGCCAGGGGTCAGCAACCTTTTCAATTCAAAGAGCCACTTTTGCCATTGCCACTACAGAAGGATATTTGCCTACAGCCGCAAAGGGAAAAGAAGGAATTGTTCATTTGAAAGCCAagaaagttaaattaaaatttctattttagtATTTAGACTAAAAGAGGTTACCTGATCTTGAGTGAACCcgtaaaaagaaagaagaagaaatgaaaaaaaaagcagaacttgAAATGATCTCTAAAAGTTTTGCACCATTGGTGACTTTCTGTTGTAAATAAACTATGCAAATATTGCATAAAACATATGAAAGAATTcctaaaacactttttcttatTTGGATTATGATCAAAAACATGTGTTAATTGGTTTTTAagagccacaggttgcagacTCCTGTGATATATCAACAAAAGgttatacatatacatatatatgtggggtggaaggaaaataatggtATGATATAATCATAAAGAATacaacaaaactgcaaacctaccaaaacATTGCTGGCAACCTAAACTTaaactgcagaaagaaaaagagaattaatAAGAGAAGCAGCCATGAGGCACAttgtgactctggaggagctgggaACGTTCACAGCTCAGGTAGGAGAACCTGTTGAAAAGTATTATTTACATCTTCCTCCTTTAGGAGCTGGAGAGAGTAGATTGGGAAAGGACGTTTTGTTTGGTCTATTCTTGAATTGACTTGTGGGTGTAAATACAGATTTCTCCTCTCCaatctgtgttttaataaacacaaaccTTAGCAGCACCTTTAAAATGTAGATAATAGCGTATATTATATGACCATATTATTTAACACGTATGCTAAAATAAGGCAACTGTCCTTACTGGCAGTCAGCGTGTCGCCTTAAGGGATCCTTACTGGGAATAATTCAACGTACTGGGCGACTGTTGGCCCAAACTTTccattcttcttctgtttttctttctgtttgctttgtttagttttttttttttttaactcaagcAAATTTGTGTTTGGCAAGTTTCTTAAACGCCTAATGCCTTTACAGGCAGAAAAGGGAAGCCGTCTGAAAGCCTCAAGGACATTAGTTGATTCCCAACCCATGTCTAACAGGAATAACAGCAATAACAGATAAAGGTCTCGAGGGAAAAATCCATCATCACCAAATCAAATTACCGTTAGCTAATGCTAGCTCAGAGACCAAACAAGCGGCTACGTTAACGATTTAAACATCACCACCCCGGAGTGACGGGTCCTGCTTTTACTTTAGTATGTTATGTTATTCAGGAGCTACTTTGCCAATTTGAACACTTATCTCTGGCCCATCAGCTAACTTTCAATGTTCTTCCCTGCAGTCTGTAGAAATAAATAGATGTTCCGCTCACCTACCTGTATTATGGTAAATTCACCTTCACTCGCTGTGTTTTCCTGGGACAGAATCCTGCTATTGTAACAAAAACTGCGAAATACATGAGTCAACAAACAGTTCGTTCCTGCAATGTTTCTCTAGCGAGGAAGGGTTAGCCAAGCGCCCGAAATTAGCTTTCCGGGCAGGGAGTGTGTGGTAGCTGAACGATTCGATCGTTTTGACCGGTTCCTCATCATAGCGCGTTGTGGTTGATGCCAAAAGCTCTTAACCTCAGCAGGACGGAGAaacttttaaatacaaatactttATTGAAGTGACTGATAGCAAATATCTACCTCTATGGTGGTTTATACTTTTCCTTTTGTCTAAATGAGCGATATGTTTATAGCGAGGCCAAAAAGATTTAATCCCGAAAACAAGTTGAAAGTTAGAGAGCGCGCAGTCGTCACCTTACGTAATTTTGTACGTCATCGTCACTGTAATCCCAtcaaggagatttttttttttttattatccaagCAAGTCTTTGTTGATCCGTCCACAAATGAGAGAttacaagcaaaataaaaccatgtaaACACAAtagagacaaaataaataaaattatttattattattattattattattattattattattattattattattattattattattattatgacttgCAGAGGATAATGGCTAAGAGGCATCCTGGACAGCTTAATGCTGCTTTGTCCTGCTTTGTCCATCACAGGACAaagcagagacacacaggacaaataATCATGCATGCACCATCTAAATAACCTAACATGGATGTAGTTTGTTATATTCTGAGAAAACAGTGACCCGGTGCGTGTCATACTCTGAGCAAACCCACATATGTCAAGGAGAGCATGTATACTCTGGATTCAAAACCAGGACCTTCTTTAAGCAAGACAAAGGTGCTGACAACCTCACCAGTATGCAGTCAATAATAATactaattaatattatttgtgtaccccgcctcccgcccgaaacgttagctggcgataggcaccagcacccctcctgattccactagggacaagggtgttagaaaatggatggatggaatattatttgtattttattactaATAGTAGCAGGTGTAGCAGCCACAGTTGTTTTAGTGGTAGTTGTAgaacttaaaaacatttccacagactgaaaaacaaacttcagaaaATGAGATCCATGTTCAAAGAACAGAACATCCAGACTTTTAGAATGTTTGTCAAATTGTATCCCGCagaattgtttacatttttagtaTTTGAATACATGCACAGTTCCCTTTGCTTGTTCCATCCACCTGACACAGGTGAGTAAATGCAGAGTTCAGCAGGACGGGGATTACAGTTGTAAATGGGTTTATCAGCTTTAACAAAGGTGTCAGGACAGGGGACACACTCGATGGCTTTAACTGAATTACTGACACCGCTTAATCAATCTTCTTAATCCTATTCCTTCACGAGAGAGGAGAAGCAAGGGCAGAGATGCAGGCTGGAGGACTTTCTATGAAGAGAAATGTATTACAATATTTGCATGTGCTTTATTTACgttagaaaaaaaggaaaagggacGCCACGCCATAAGGCATTTAGCAACTTCAAATTTTAATAAGTCATCTGTTAAATTATGTCATAGTCCTGTTACGCAGCGGAGCATTGCGTCTCATGTCTCTCTACGGTCAGCTTTACATCTCTGTTTTCATAAGTCCACAAAAATCCTCTGTGTACACTGCCTCATCAAATACTGCTTTATTGCTTTTGGCCGTAAGAATGCAAATGGTAGATcactttcaaaagcaacaaacaaataCAGTACAACAATGACGGGTTGCCAGTCATGTACAGCTTGCaacaggaaaaaatagaaaggaatttaaaaaagtgGTACTTTATTTTGACAATGTATATTCCTAGAAAATTCTTtgaggttttatatttttactgtaacttttgtgctttttaaatttgtactCAAGGTCCCTGGGTggaattttaatttgaagacCATTCTGAATAACCATATCTGGCATCGTCCaactgacaataaaaaaaaaaaacactttctaatTTTGTGAGATTCAtagaaatttgtttgtttgaattgccccttttttatgttgaaataaataatgatctctgtaaaaattatttacatgtcTATACAGGGTGTGCGGTTTAGGCGGGCGCAGTGGTCGTCTCTCCGGCTGTCCCTTCTTGCACCTTGTTTTTGAGCAGCAGGAACGTGAGCACAGGATCCAGGTACTCCATGACGGTTTCCTTCACTCCCTTCTCCAGCAAGTACCCTTCGGTCTCGATCTCCGTGTTCTCCTTCCCTGCCACTGCTTCCATGGCGGTCTGCAGGAAGCGCAAGCTCACCAGTACGGAGCCCTAAGGCAGGGAAAGAAACGGAGGAAGGAACGAGAGGCTGGCAATGTAAATATCAACACAACCTGCTGCAATAAGGgactttatttcttatttaccAATGCACAGAAAGCCAAAGGTcaatggcaaataaaaaaaaactcatggaAACACCAGACACTAGTTTGAAATTAGCAGGAGtcaacttaaattttttttaaagtttacctGTAGGAGGAAGATGGACAACACTCCAGCTCCAATGGTGTTCATCAAACCCATGTAGTAGTTGACCAGGGCCTCTCTGCAGCCTCTAAGGTAGATGTTGAGCTCCTCGGTTTGGTAGTCGTAGTTGTAGTGAGCTGAGTTGTTGGTCAGGCGATACTGGATGCATGGTCGCGGAGAGCTGGGGTTGCAGCAGCTGAACGGGACTCCATCCACCAGGTAGCGTCCGTCTACGTTGCTCTTGATGCGGCTACAGAAAGACATAAGACACTACTGTCTCAGAAAGAGTTCTCTATGGATACGTCTTCATGGGGAGCTCTTTTGGTCGCATCTACTTACTTTTTCACTTCTGTGGAGCTGAAGTCAAGGTAGCGGTTGCTGATCCACTGGATCTCAAACCAGTCCCTGAAGTCATTGTTTCCGCAGCACTGGAACTCCATCTGCAAGCGGTCGATGTTCTGCTTCTGGAAGCAACGGCCCGGGGTGTCCGTGTCCTTGTAGAAGCGGATGCCGTTCCTCAGGCCGGCTTTCAGCGAAGACTCCAAGCTGCCCTTCATGGCATAGCTCATGATGATGGCCAGCAGCATGAGGACAGTGAAGAAGCATGAGACAGCGAAGTAGGGCTTCAGGAAGTTCTTCCAGCGAGGGAATCGACCGGCGTCCAAGGCGTCCTGACAGATCTTTGAGGCAAAGTAGTTGATGCCCAAAGACGCCAGACCAACAATCATGAGGGTGTTGGGCACGATATGTATATCTGTGTTAGCCATCACCTGAAAGTCGGACAtgcaaaatgctgaaaatgtgaATTCAGTAAGTTAGGTTTCTTTGATTGTGAACTCTCGTGCACTTATTAATAAAAAACTATGTGAAAATATGCTGCCGGTTCCATGTATCCACAAAGTGATGATGCATTACAATACGTACCCAGTGCCTACAACTTTATTGTctcattttttaactttattttatttttgcaccagTTTAAtctgtttgatgtgtttttcttattacgtgttgtttttaacctttttatatAAGTACTTTGAGTTATTTCTCATCAAAAGATGCTGTATACATAAAGTTGCCTCGCCTTGCTTTCCCCTGGTATAATGTCgacaataaaaagacaagagttagtttttctttccagtggCAGACCTTCTCATCAATGATCGAAGCATTCACAAATCACAAATGGCCAAACTTTTCATGCCAAAATTACTCAGATCCATTT encodes:
- the rom1a gene encoding rod outer segment membrane protein 1a, yielding MVVMKMKFPFQKRVKLAQGLWLLSWCATVAGATTFTLGCLLKTELRRRAEVMANTDIHIVPNTLMIVGLASLGINYFASKICQDALDAGRFPRWKNFLKPYFAVSCFFTVLMLLAIIMSYAMKGSLESSLKAGLRNGIRFYKDTDTPGRCFQKQNIDRLQMEFQCCGNNDFRDWFEIQWISNRYLDFSSTEVKNRIKSNVDGRYLVDGVPFSCCNPSSPRPCIQYRLTNNSAHYNYDYQTEELNIYLRGCREALVNYYMGLMNTIGAGVLSIFLLQGSVLVSLRFLQTAMEAVAGKENTEIETEGYLLEKGVKETVMEYLDPVLTFLLLKNKVQEGTAGETTTAPA